A region from the Drosophila bipectinata strain 14024-0381.07 chromosome 3R, DbipHiC1v2, whole genome shotgun sequence genome encodes:
- the rod gene encoding kinetochore-associated protein 1 — protein MWSNFEASAVEDETISNVFSSRSLFQISSDEEVDKYPEVKASVQCGKMAIAIDKSLLLLEDELVAKCSFLSFGATIEAIAMSSSGNLIVCGLSDGEVHGVYIKGLLLFSVCVNLDDVTLLGGTFRSIHQLDHRFYFSCRNGSIYRLSDIDEATLESVCNITVNENETIACEKAILDDVTIKRISKGKSLANVDCVVLLFQMSAVHISAQNNPEDHGVNHALVIYGDQNTLNFKTSSNDVTRVILPAHLGSLKQIFNLEHYIIALTSSGHLLEICPFTRTFHVPQSLESQALLIEDILVMECNEENIELLLLTKPTDESRFIKIVEYPSLKCKNEVDVPNHAWLVHQPKCAVNLYYLAAQELNQNKIPSMVHMMLVSETDPTDRFKKLIAKGRLEEAEEFGVQFELCLQPIYEAKAKRILVEMCNSHQQMEPSDADKKFQNLLQLMTKIENKSFFKNHRMINLSSRQILERYLREIQKRLSFEDDEQDMLQIDEQLHRLKTLAIIDPYECNTDWQKFIYDNNLIRMVKSLFNTDMPTACLIWKRHSSSILPLVSENDLRMLLGYIPGNTKPFNMVQWLRQFTPLVSNTHPSIMPFITDWSIEMTRKLQYSPHWPDIGLEFSTKILEIFEEIRFTYSDVRRQQERNVGKLRELVNALQDLSVLKTNYNMGFTLDNYMQDTLDATALSILQHVQLDKLRHLVENFMYPIFQEKGRQPLEVIKQYIGQLVASRQSSSNWLERAMACIDLLHNEDSRLECALSVLQNAPVPWPDTLAPLIRLRNSTHPVAMKINAEYEIQVIKIMKVKYGWPADSSADINLEKFMMRIVKLDLPDMLEDIRTLTKAAPHIAISANFNCCYQMARRGQIESAYEFFKSLTGGTKNSKECADVVELFANILESSSSVSFVNDSKKQEYQNVLELFKLFLPHAESVYERRYLMIKHCFQLRHNFDIRLRCSSELVSLKRRHELLDEAIERIIERAQATLNVSSFIASQNRELCTALNLSPVFGLHRICERIGCLPLSCALAYHVVQFIDCTPSNVSDFINLALELLVQQIGCARGSTHENPSSMQLISESDPLSFPLAYDLLTSALLHEPSRRRDLVELIMYIRVAVIHYSVDAVKQHYDGREQAVNEHICRALDGTTVALGDTTINFSSALNDSIDVKPVQPTTSKKRYSVSMFDEVEVQPVHQVHLKKNIGGQLPIVKFLARTLLLMVIEAEPSNSLLMQMRRALAENVISDVENARADFFVSLEYLTKAKEHDVWYVMSQYLLEYQKYNCRKKRIINEGFITLQLRRIFRNAMSNKDANFIELFTMLVSDREALALLEKLSTEVKTDLQKINFLTLSAMYSEHTEDMENVQLLRSKRLKLYYYLEFCQQDPRIRGKFNADMDNIEDLLKQFHNKKLDVQLLERMSKDFGLDYQRILVTQVLSILSSQELRFDVKRDTFGDEELVVLSSAQEMREMCQPYINEIKNVELLTSKLKLFIEEINIYFYELYMCVVNLLMYFDAAPKEMEIWTNILHFLRHKMINRRRSRPGQMETDMWLKSQKENGVLPKIARYRLPFKAIIEQPLKDILDSELNVDNCQSWFPLIQMYTALKGSKDSSQNCDYFCMSAVKNSIEYKSKSESESWSLHPTNNAFLKSILRLVEKVRNPNKAFLILYFVANYARDGADQVEAHYECWKFVKEKGELITDAKCQEQVAKVKRRYPIQKTQHLLNIYGLTDEKLMCLIENPIELIYSLYHHELILTSSKVDINALVKEIAKLHDLCLDTIQYRLLQKWLSVTMETADGTMLEETLMEEQHWTEQANGGDTISSQDASENVSRAFYILDSWPKAEAVKFLVGVIFKGGSVNTSTQLQMYECYSKLNDGSNSFTNTISQRQFIGIKCVHDLKALGYKSNLEKFSDDHCDKIEILKMIWQRNAQNPLSLEVMANICLGFDIHLPKIWNGILKRMVMFHMVDELNALLDVLSCRPPLLHLDGLAQAWDYVLCHPLTNAVQTRSFAQEEQLHKTLLRLQGCPVVHALNLVQFAEHCVLIQRPHMAAALLSFCQKAEQRQEIRNKILSRPVENLRQQILNLEDAGILPVVLNFALKELKL, from the exons ATGTGGAGCAACTTTGAAGCCTCCGCGGTAGAGGATGAGACCATCTCCAACGTGTTTTCTTCGCGGTCACTTTTCCAAATCAGCAGCGACGAGGAG GTGGATAAATATCCCGAGGTCAAGGCCTCTGTGCAATGCGGAAAAATGGCGATAGCCATCGACAAAAGTCTCTTGTTGCTCGAGGACGAGCTGGTTGCCAAGTGCAGCTTCCTCAGCTTTGGGGCCACAATCGAGGCGATTGCCATGTCTTCCAGCGGAAATCTTATTGTCTGCGGACTCAGTGACGGCGAAGTACATGGTGTGTACATCAAGGGCCTGCTGCTGTTCAGCGTCTGTGTCAATCTGGACGATGTGACCCTTTTAGGCGGTACATTCCGAAGCATTCATCAACTGGACCATCGATTCTACTTCTCCTGCAGGAATGGCAGCATCTATAG GCTAAGTGACATTGATGAAGCCACTCTAGAATCAGTGTGCAATATTACGGTTAATGAAAACGAAACCATTGCCTGCGAAAAGGCAATCCTAGATGATGTCACTATTAAGAGAATCTCGAAGGGTAAATCCCTGGCCAATGTGGACTGTGTTGTGCTGCTCTTCCAAATGTCGGCAGTCCACATCAGTGCTCAAAACAATCCGGAGGATCATGGAGTAAATCATGCGCTTGTGATCTATGGCGACCAAAATACATTGAACTTCAAGACCTCATCCAACGATGTTACCCGTGTAATCCTGCCGGCCCACTTGGGCAGCCTCAAACAGATCTTCAACCTGGAGCACTACAT AATCGCTCTTACCAGCTCTGGTCACCTATTGGAAATCTGTCCGTTCACACGCACATTCCACGTGCCTCAATCCCTCGAAAGCCAGGCCCTTCTCATCGAGGATATTCTGGTAATGGAGTGTAATGAAGAGAACATAGAATTGCTACTTCTTACAAAGCCAACGGACGAGAGCcgctttattaaaattgtgGAGTATCCAT CATTGAAATGCAAAAACGAAGTGGATGTGCCCAACCATGCTTGGCTAGTTCATCAACCCAAGTGTGCGGTCAATTTGTACTATTTGGCTGCCCAAGAGCtgaatcaaaacaaaataccATCTATGGTTCATATGATGTTGGTGTCTGAAACCGACCCAACTGATCGTTTTAAGAAGCTAATAGCTAAAGGTCGCCTGGAGGAAGCAGAG GAATTCGGCGTGCAATTCGAGCTGTGCCTGCAGCCCATTTACGAGGCCAAGGCGAAACGCATTCTGGTAGAGATGTGCAATTCACATCAGCAAATGGAACCGTCCGATGCGGACAAAAAGTTCCAAAACTTACTGCAGTTGATGACGAAGATCGAGAATAAATCCTTTTTCAAAAATCACCGCATGATAAACTTGAGTTCTCGTCAAATTTTGGAGCGTTATCTTCGCGAAATTCAAAAGCGTTTGAGTTTTGAG GACGACGAGCAAGATATGCTGCAAATAGACGAGCAGCTGCACCGTCTCAAAACCCTCGCCATAATCGATCCCTACGAGTGCAATACGGACTGGCAGAAGTTCATTTACGACAATAATCTGATTCGTATGGTTAAGTCCCTGTTCAACACAGACATGCCAACGGCCTGCCTGATCTGGAAGCGGCACTCAAGTAGCATACTTCCTCTGGTGAGCGAAAATGATCTTCGCATGCTACTGGGGTATATTCCGGGAAACACGAAGCCGTTCAACATGGTGCAGTGGCTCCGGCAGTTTACCCCGCTGGTCAGCAACACTCATCCCAGTATCATGCCGTTTATTACGGACTGGAGCATTGAGATGACACGAAAACTTCAGTACAGCCCCCACTGGCCGGACATTGGTTTAGAGTTCTCCACCAAGATCCTGGAGATTTTCGAGGAAATCCGATTCACTTACTC GGATGTGCGTCGCCAACAGGAGCGCAACGTGGGAAAGCTTCGCGAGTTGGTAAACGCTCTCCAAGATCTGTCTGTGCTGAAAACAAACTATAACATGGGTTTCACGCTGGACAACTACATGCAAGACACTCTCGACGCCACTGCGCTGAGCATCCTGCAGCACGTCCAACTAGACAAGTTGAGGCACCTTGTTGAGAACTTTATGTACCCTATCTTTCAAGAAAAGGGCCGCCAGCCGCTGGAAGTTATCAAGCAGTACATTGGCCAATTGGTGGCTAGCCGCCAGTCTTCAAGCAATTGGCTGGAGCGAGCGATGGCCTGTATTGACCTTCTCCACAACGAAGACAGTCGCCTGGAGTGCGCATTGTCCGTTCTGCAAAACGCACCAGTTCCATGGCCAGACACATTAGCTCCTCTGATCCGCCTACGAAACTCCACCCACCCGGTGGCGATGAAGATCAATGCCGAGTATGAGATTCAAGTGATCAAGATCATGAAGGTGAAGTACGGCTGGCCAGCAGATAGTTCTGCGGATATTAACCTGGAGAAGTTCATGATGCGAATCGTCAAGTTGGACCTCCCGGACATGTTGGAGGATATCCGCACGCTGACCAAAGCGGCGCCCCACATCGCGATCAGTGCTAACTTTAACTGCTGCTATCAGATGGCAAGACGGGGACAAATCGAATCCGCCTACGAGTTTTTCAAATCCCTCACTGGTGGGACTAAGAATTCCAAGGAGTGTGCGGATGTGGTTGAACTCTTTGCGAATATCCTTGAAAGCAGCTCATCCGTTTCGTTCGTTAATGACTCTAAGAAGCAAGAGTACCAAAATGTCCTCGAGCTTTTTAAGCTGTTTCTACCCCACGCCGAATCTGTCTATGAACGGCGGTACCTGATGATCAAGCATTGTTTCCAGTTGCGACATAACTTCGACATTAGGCTGAGGTGCAGCAGTGAGTTGGTGTCTCTGAAGAGGCGACACGAGCTTCTGGATGAAGCCATCGAACGTATCATTGAGCGCGCACAAGCAACTTTGAACGTATCTTCGTTTATTGCCAGTCAGAATCGGGAGCTTTGCACGGCCCTCAATCTTTCTCCTGTGTTTGGCTTGCACCGTATTTGTGAACGGATTGGATGCCTGCCCCTTAGTTGCGCCCTGGCCTACCATGTTGTACAGTTCATCGACTGTACGCCATCCAATGTCAGTGACTTCATCAATCTGGCTCTTGAGCTGCTGGTTCAGCAAATCGGCTGTGCCAGGGGCAGTACTCACG AAAATCCCTCATCCATGCAATTGATATCCGAGAGCGACCCTTTGAGCTTTCCACTTGCCTACGATTTGCTAACCTCCGCTCTGCTCCACGAGCCGAGTCGTCGCCGCGATCTTGTGGAGCTCATCATGTACATTCGCGTTGCAGTGATCCACTACTCAGTAGATGCCGTCAAGCAACACTACGACGGAAGGGAGCAGGCCGTAAACGAACACATCTGTCGCGCCCTTGACGGGACTACTGTGGCTCTCGGAGACACAACGATAAACTTCTCCAGTGCCCTGAACGACAGCATTGATGTTAAGCCCGTGCAGCCGACCACTTCCAAGAAGCGCTATTCGGTTTCCATGTTCGACGAGGTTGAAGTGCAGCCAGTCCATCAAGTACACCTGAAG AAAAACATAGGCGGCCAGTTGCCCATTGTAAAGTTCCTGGCCCGAACCCTGTTGCTCATGGTAATCGAGGCTGAGCCGAGCAACTCGTTGCTGATGCAGATGCGCCGAGCTTTGGCGGAGAATGTTATCTCGGATGTCGAAAACGCTCGGGCTGACTTTTTTGTGTCCTTGGAGTACCTCACCAAAGCCAAGGAGCACGATGTGTGGTACGTGATGTCGCAGTACTTGCTGGAGTACCAGAAGTACAACTGCCGAAAGAAACGAATCATCAACGAGGGCTTTATTACGTTGCAACTGCGTCGCATATTCCGGAACGCAATGAGCAACAAGGATGCCAATTTTATAGAGCTCTTCACCATGCTGGTCTCCGACCGAGAGGCACtagcgctgctggagaagctTTCCACAGAAGTGAAGACGGACCTTCAGAAGATAAACTTCCTGACTTTGTCGGCCATGTACAGTGAACACACCGAGGACATGGAAAATGTTCAACTGCTGCGTTCCAA gcGCCTTAAACTGTACTATTATTTGGAGttctgccagcaagatccTAGAATTAGGGGAAAGTTCAATGCAGACATGGACAACATAGAGGACCTGCTTAAGCAGTTCCACAACAAGAAACTCGATGTACAGCTCTTGGAGCGCATGAGCAAGGACTTTGGCCTCGACTACCAACGCATTCTTGTTACCCAGGTTCTAAGTATCCTCAGTTCGCAGGAGCTGCGCTTCGATGTCAAGCGAGATACCTTTGGCGATGAGGAGCTAGTGGTCCTGAGCAGCGCTCAGGAAATGCGGGAGATGTGCCAGCCCTACATAAACGAGATTAAAAACGTGGAGCTTCTTACATCCAAGTTAAAGCTTTTTATAGAAGAG ATAAACATCTATTTTTATGAGCTGTATATGTGTGTGGTTAATCTCCTGATGTACTTTGATGCGGCTCCAAAGGAAATGGAGATCTGGACAAACATATTGCACTTCCTGCGTCACAAAATGATCAACAGACGTCGCAGTCGTCCAGGCCAAATGGAGACGGACATGTGGCTTAAATCGCAGAAGGAAAATGGAGTACTACCCAAGATCGCGCGTTATCGTTTGCCCTTTAAGGCTATTATTGAGCAGCCGCTAAAGGACATTCTAG ATAGCGAGCTGAATGTAGACAATTGCCAAAGCTGGTTCCCATTAATCCAGATGTACACGGCCTTGAAGGGCTCCAAGGACAGTTCGCAGAACTGCGACTACTTCTGCATGTCGGCGGTTAAGAACTCCATAGAGTACAAGTCGAAGAGCGAGTCTGAGTCGTGGAGCTTACACCCCACCAACAACGCCTTCCTCAAATCGATCCTGCGCTTGGTCGAGAAAGTACGAAATCCCAACAAGGCCTTCCTGATTCTGTACTTCGTTGCAAACTATGCTCGTGACGGTGCCGACCAGGTGGAGGCTCACTACGAGTGCTGGAAATTCGTCAAAGAGAAGGGCGAGTTGATCACTGACGCCAAATGCCAGGAGCAGGTGGCGAAAGTGAAGCGGAGGTACCCCATTCAGAAAACTCAGCACCTGCTGAACATCTACGGTCTCACGGATGAGAAGCTGATGTGCCTGATTGAGAACCCCATTGAGCTAATTTACAGCTTGTACCATCACGAGCTCATTTTGACGTCCAGCAAAGTGGACATTAATGCTCTGGTCAAGGAAATCGCCAAGCTGCACGACCTGTGTTTGGACACCATCCAGTACAGGCTGCTGCAAAAATGGCTTTCGGTGACAATGGAGACGGCAGATGGTACCATGCTGGAAGAAACCCTAATGGAGGAACAGCATTGGACTGAGCAAGCCAACGGTGGTGACACAATAAGTAGCCAGGATGCCAGCGAAAATGTCAGCAGGGCTTTCTACATCCTCGACAGTTGGCCGAAGGCCGAGGCGGTCAAGTTCCTTGTGGGCGTAATCTTCAAAGGAGG CTCTGTGAACACCTCCACCCAGCTGCAGATGTACGAGTGCTATTCAAAACTCAACGACGGCAGCAATTCCTTCACTAACACCATCAGCCAGCGGCAATTTATTGGCATTAAATGCGTGCACGACCTCAAGGCCCTCGGGTACAAGTCGAACCTCGAAAAGTTCTCCGACGACCATTGTGACAAGATAGAGATCCTTAAAATGATCTGGCAGCGCAATGCCCAGAATCCCTTATCCTTGGAGGTGATGGCCAACATTTGTCTGGGCTTCGACATTCATTTACCCAAAATCTGGAATGGCATTCTCAAGCGGATGGTCATGTTTCACATGGTGGACGAACTGAACGCCTTGTTGGATGTTCTCAGTTGTCGGCCTCCTTTGCTGCATTTGGATGGATTGGCCCAAGCCTGGGACTATGTGCTTTGTCACCCTTTGACGAATGCTGTTCAGACGCGCTCTTTTGCACAGGAGGAGCAGCTCCACAAGACTCTGCTCCGTCTGCAAGGGTGTCCTGTGGTGCATGCTCTCAATCTGGTGCAGTTCGCCGAACATTGTGTCCTTATCCAGCGGCCACACATGGCAGCGGCGTTGCTTAGTTTTTGCCAGAAAGCCGAACAGAGACAGGAAATTCGAAAC aaaatattatcCCGTCCTGTCGAGAACCTACGCCAGCAGATCCTAAACCTGGAAGACGCTGGCATACTTCCAGTAGTTCTGAACTTTGCGCTCAAGgaactaaaactttaa
- the pygo gene encoding protein pygopus, with translation MTHNLGMAPYRLPGPAGGLCPPDFKPPPPSDIISAPSNPKKRRKTSNANNAAAAAAAAAAAAAAANSMQQQQAPPTPQDLLPPPPMGGFGDTIIASNPFDDSPQVSAMSSSAAAAMAAMNQMGGGPGGGPGGHFGGGGGHPHWEDRMGMGGGPPPPPHMHPHMHPHHPGGPMGHPHGPHPHMGGPPPMRGMSPMHPHQMGPGPGVGLPPHMNHGRPGPGGPGGPVPMGSPMGGMAGMGGMSPMGGMGGPSISPHHMGMGGLSPMGGGPNGPNPRAMQGSPMGGVPGQNSPMNSLPMGSPMGNPIGSPLGPPSGPGPGPGPGPGPNPGAQQQQQPPQPPMNNGQMGPPPLHSPLGNGPTGHGSHMPGGPGPGPGPGPGGVVGPGGISPAHNTPGNNMLGGNNPGGNNGSNNNGNINNQIPHLSPVAGRLQPNGPSAGVASSSASSVPSPATGPTPSLTPTSTATSMSTSVPTSSPAPPAMSPHHSLNSAGPSPGMPNAGPSPLQSPAGPMGPNGPNGPNGSNNNNGPMMNPNAVPMHQQQQHMGGPPGQGPGPGPGPGMGMNQMLPPHPPHPQMMNHPHPHPHHHPGGPPPPHMMGGPGGPGPGMHGGPGGMPPHMGGGPNPHMMGGPHGNAGPHMGHGHMGGVPGPGPGPGGMNGPPHPHMPPHHVGHPHHHHNPMGGPGPGPNMFGGGGVGPMGPGGPMGNMGPMGPGGPMGGPMGVGPKPMTMGGGKMYPPGQPMVFNPQNPNAPPIYPCGMCHKEVNDNDEAVFCESGCNFFFHRTCVGLTEAAFQMLNKEVFAEWCCDKCVSSKNVPWVKFKC, from the exons ATGACCCATAATCTCGGTATGGCGCCATATCGTTTGCCGGGTCCAGCGGGTGGGTTGTGTCCACCTGACTTTAAACCGCCGCCGCCGTCGGATATCATCTCGGCGCCGAGTAATCCGAAAAAGCGGCGGAAAACTTCTAATGCCAACAATGCGGCAGCAGCCGCggctgcggcggcggcagcagcagctgctgctAACTcaatgcaacagcaacaagcgCCGCCGACGCCGCAGGATCTGCTGCCCCCTCCGCCGATGGGTGGCTTCGGAGATACCATCATTGCCTCAAACCCGTTTGACGACAGCCCCCAGGTTTCCGCCATGTCCAGCTCGGCGGCCGCGGCGATGGCGGCTATGAACCAGATGGGAGGTGGACCCGGCGGAGGACCTGGAGGCCATTTTGGAGGCGGCGGCGGGCATCCGCACTGGGAAGATCGGATGGGCATGGGTGGAGgaccaccgccgccgccgcacATGCACCCGCACATGCATCCCCATCATCCAGGCGGTCCCATGGGTCATCCCCACGGTCCGCATCCGCACATGGGAGGACCTCCGCCAATGCGAGGAATGAGTCCGATGCATCCGCATCAGATGGGTCCCGGACCGGGTGTGGGACTGCCACCCCATATGAATCACGGAAGACCGGGACCTGGAGGTCCTGGAGGCCCAGTACCAATGGGTAGTCCGATGGGCGGAATGGCCGGTATGGGAGGAATGAGCCCAATGGGTGGAATGGGTGGGCCCAGCATATCACCTCACCACATGGGCATGGGTGGCCTGTCGCCCATGGGCGGTGGACCCAACGGCCCTAATCCACGAGCAATGCAGGGTTCTCCGATGGGAGGTGTGCCTGGCCAGAACTCGCCTATGAACTCGCTGCCCATGGGTTCTCCAATGGGTAACCCAATAGGAAGCCCGCTAGGTCCTCCCTCCGGCCCAGGGCCAGGGCCTGGACCTGGACCCGGACCCAATCCCGGAGctcaacaacagcaacaacctCCGCAGCCACCGATGAACAATGGACAGATGGGTCCGCCACCATTGCATAGTCCGTTGGGCAACGGTCCCACGGGTCACGGGAGTCACATGCCTGGTGGACCAGGTCCAGGACCTGGGCCTGGGCCAGGCGGCGTCGTGGGTCCTGGTGGCATTTCCCCCGCGCATAATACTCCTGGGAACAATATGCTTGGCGGTAATAACCCCGGGGGCAATAACGGAAGCAATAACAATGGCAACATCAACAATCAAATTCCTCACCTCTCGCCGGTAGCTGGACGACTGCAGCCTAACGGGCCCTCTGCCGGCGTGGCATCCTCCTCTGCATCTTCGGTTCCCTCGCCCGCCACTGGACCAACGCCTTCGCTCACGCCCACATCGACGGCCACGTCGATGTCCACGTCAGTGCCTACATCCTCGCCAGCGCCGCCTGCCATGTCACCACACCATTCGCTGAATAGTGCCGGCCCAAGTCCAGGAATGCCCAATGCCGGACCCAGCCCACTACAATCGCCGGCGGGTCCCATGGGTCCGAATGGTCCCAATGGCCCAAATggtagtaataataataacggacCCATGATGAATCCGAACGCAGTTCCTatgcatcagcagcaacagcataTGGGCGGACCACCTGGTCAAGGCCCCGGTCCTGGTCCAGGGCCTGGCATGGGTATGAACCAGATGCTGCCTCCGCATCCCCCGCATCCACAAATGATGAATCACCCACATCCGCATCCCCATCATCACCCTGGTGGACCGCCTCCCCCTCACATGATGGGAGGCCCAGGTGGACCTGGCCCCGGAATGCATGGTGGTCCGGGAGGCATGCCGCCTCACATGGGTGGCGGACCGAATCCCCATATGATGGGTGGACCGCACGGAAATGCAGGTCCGCATATGGGTCACGGTCATATGGGAGGAGTTCCCGGTCCAGGACCCGGCCCCGGAGGCATGAACGGACCTCCGCACCCGCATATGCCACCCCACCACGTCGGACATCCGCATCACCATCACAATCCCATGGGCGGGCCTGGACCAGGGCCAAATATGTTTGGTGGTGGCGGCGTAGGACCCATGGGACCTGGCGGCCCGATGGGAAACATGGGTCCAATGGGTCCGGGTGGACCTATGGGCGGGCCAATGGGCGTGGGGCCCAAGCCGATGACAATGGGAGGCGGAAAGATGTATCCGCCGGGTCAGCCGATGGTCTTTAACCCGCAGAATCCGAACGCGCCACCTATTTATCCCTGTGGCATGTGCCACAAGGAAGTGAACGACAACGACGAGGCAGTTTTCTGTGAATCCGGTTGTAACTTCTTCTTTCACAG AACCTGCGTCGGCTTGACAGAGGCGGCCTTCCAAATGCTCAACAAGGAGGTGTTTGCCGAATGGTGCTGCGACAAATGCGTGTCTTCCAAGAATGTTCCCTGGGTCAAGTTCAAGTGTTGA